In Xanthomonas sacchari, a genomic segment contains:
- a CDS encoding ATP-grasp domain-containing protein, with the protein MPTLLMTPRQTEDSRALWKVAAGRGWRIERLAGWAIPDALRDVESPVLYAEALFGPTFAEKLGVTLLDPPEDWLVRLPQTYRRRKIVLTTLAEARQRTSPAFIKPPNDKSFPAGVYVGSALPNDYDDDMPVLVSEVVHWQSEFRCFVLDREVRTFSLYCRDGELQRDSGFESSDEEDRDMLGFVQQLLEDVSVDLPRAIVIDVGLIAQDGWACVELNAAWGAGLYACDPAAALDVIRYATVPPHD; encoded by the coding sequence ATGCCCACGCTGCTCATGACGCCACGGCAGACCGAGGACTCGCGTGCGCTATGGAAGGTTGCGGCGGGGCGTGGATGGCGTATTGAACGGCTCGCCGGGTGGGCCATCCCCGATGCATTGCGTGATGTTGAGTCGCCCGTGCTATATGCCGAGGCATTGTTCGGTCCAACATTCGCTGAGAAGTTAGGGGTAACGCTGTTAGATCCACCAGAAGACTGGCTGGTGCGACTACCGCAGACGTATCGACGACGGAAAATCGTCCTGACGACGCTGGCTGAGGCGCGCCAGCGAACCTCACCAGCTTTCATCAAACCGCCAAACGACAAGAGCTTTCCTGCCGGTGTATACGTGGGTTCGGCCCTGCCAAATGACTACGATGACGATATGCCGGTCCTTGTTTCGGAGGTCGTGCATTGGCAGAGCGAATTCCGCTGTTTCGTGCTCGACCGTGAAGTGCGAACGTTCTCGCTCTACTGTCGTGATGGCGAACTACAACGCGATAGCGGTTTTGAAAGCAGTGACGAAGAAGACCGAGACATGCTCGGTTTCGTCCAGCAACTGCTCGAGGACGTCTCGGTTGATCTACCGCGGGCCATCGTGATCGATGTGGGATTGATCGCCCAAGATGGCTGGGCCTGCGTGGAATTGAACGCAGCATGGGGCGCGGGACTGTACGCCTGCGATCCGGCGGCTGCGTTGGACGTGATCCGTTACGCCACGGTGCCGCCGCACGATTGA